TAGATAAGGAGTGAGCTTGATCAAACGACGTGCGATGTTCAACGAGCCGTTCCTATCGGCATTGGTGCGAAACCCACAGGTATGACAGACAAACAGCGATTGCTTGGGCCTGACACCCTTCTTCCCGCACTTCCAGCACATAATCGAGGTCCAGCTCTCAGGTACCACCTGAAAGCGTGCGCCTTTGCCATCGACCGGCCACCCAAGCTGCTCAAGATTGTGCTTGAGGGTCTCAGTTATCCGTGCGAACGCCCAAGAGTGTATCATCCCCCGGAACCTCCGCCCTTTGTAGTTACCGCGCCGAGCAGTGTACCTAATGTTTTTGAGCCGACCGATAGCCACGTACAGGGTGTATCGCTCAGACAGTTCGGTGATGTAATCGAGCATCTGGCTGACCATGAACCGGTCATACTCCTTGGCTACGCGATAGCGCTTGCCTTTCAGTCCTCGGAGTCGCGCTGCTAGGTCATCGTGAGGGGTGGCATTGTTCTTCCTCGTATGCCTCTCGTACTGGAGCTGGGCAACCAGATCATCAAGCTCCTTGATACGCTCGACCTTGTCTTCCTGTACAAAGTACCTGGTCTTGCTGACCCTCCGTGGGGTCAATAGCGTCGTGCAGGCGGCTTTCTCAATACCAAGGTCGATACCGAGGACAGCCTCTGGGAGGTCGTCATCAGGTGGTTCCGGTGTGTCAACTCTGACCGCAAAGGTCACCCACCATTTACCTTTTCTGTCCGTGAAAATCTGTAGTGCTTTGATTTCACCTCTTGAAAATTGGTTGGTATGGAACGGCGAGACATTGAGCGGGATAAGTAGTCGGTCGTGAATCCTTCGTCCTTCCGGAACAGAGTCGAGGGAGTCCCGAAGGTCGAGCCACCACCGTGCAGTACTGGTCTCGTGCTGTCTGAGTGTGAACCGTTGCGAGAAGACCCATCGGGGGATACGCCGAGACGAAGATAGCCTCTTGCAGGGACGCGATGCCCTGCGGCCGTTCTTGTTGCGAAGCTCCAGATAACTCTCGTACATCTGGACAGCGGTCTGTCTGCATTCAATCAGCTCATTTGCTGACACTCTAGGAAATTGTTCTTTCATGTTATGGGGAACGGTCAGCCTCTGCTCGTACCCCTCTTTGACCTTAACGGCTGTCATGGTGAGCTTGTCCAGCTCACCGGCATGGATCCTCGTGCTCTTCTTCCCTTTCAACAACTCGTCTTCGTGTTCCTCGATAACACCGAGGAAGGCATGGATGGCCCGTGTGTCACGACCAACAATCTGCCTCAGTCGCTGTTTGGTGCGGCCTGTCATCTCCCCGTACTTGATTGGTACCTTGACACTGATTGTTGTCCCCTGAGACCGACCCATCGTCATCGCCTTATGATATTTAAGTTTCTAACCTGTTTGTAGGTAATTGAGTTCACTCCCCTGTTTGTTCTATGAGAGGTTATTGAACTCATACTTCTATGTATCATTATGATATTTAAGTTTATTAAGCACATTCAAAATAAAGCATTATGAAGGCTCTCTATCCAAAAAGAAGAGATATGAAGCCTTATTATAAATTCAATTAAGGCTAGAAATACATATAAAGGATGAGTGTTTCCGTTGGTGTAAATAACCAAAAAAGATGAACAGAGGGCATATCAGTGCTGTTTTCGGTAGAGTTTGTAGATACCGTGGTATTCCTTTGGTGGGAAAAGTACCTTGCCACCCGCTCATCATGCTGAAAAAATCTGGGCTTGCCCCTTGTTGAGACGACGAGGAGAGAACCCTTGAGGCCCACTATCGATTTCTGGACCGTGCTTTCGCGTGATATAACTGCTAGGAGTACTGTCACGTCAGGAAATTGTGTATTTCCGCCCGCTACCTTCTGTACAGGTGTACATAGCAAGTCTTCCTGCAACCATACCTACCGTACGGGTGTACATAGTGCTGTTATGAGGGGTGGCAGATGATCAGAAAGCGGACCGTCTTTCCATCAGCAGCCGAAGTGAACTCCGGAGAGGTTACTGACCCCAATGAGATCTATGTCAAATCCGTACTTTCCAAAGGCAAGGAAGATAGGACGGGGATACTCATCGAGTCTGTATGGGGCGTGGAATACGAAACGAAAACCGTCCGTTTCGTCCGCGGGAACCTGATCACCCGGTTTACAAAACTCCCAATCACCTCATCCGATGTTCCAGACAGGCACCTCCGATCAGCAAGCAAAGTAGCCCGAGCGATATTCGACTTGGAGCGGTTCAATGGGCTGGTACTCACTGAAGACCCTGATTTGAGCACAGTGTATAGGGCGGAACGGGACTCACACTCAGAGGTCTTTACAAGCAAACAGGACGCACGTATCTGGTGCTCACTCATCGACGCCGATGACACGCGGATTGTCCCCGTCCAGCCGAGTGAAGCACCATTGGCAAAGGCTCGAAAGAATAGCGAAGATGTCCAGAATATAGTCCTCCGGCTCCTCTACCAGGCCCTCGCCGGGTTGGAAGCCCTAGACACGCTGCATTCGATGCGGCGACGCGGTACTGGGTCAGCCGAGCTGGAGGCGATATGGGAGAGGGTTTTCAACAAAAGACAGTTCCCTGACAAGCTTGCCGAGGTATTGCATCAGGGACAGCAATGAGAAACAAGGCGGTAGCGGCTGAAATGAATGGCGGATACCCAAAAAATCCCAGCAAGGTGTTTAGTAAGGCTATCTACACCGGCCTGTCCACCCTCGTC
The sequence above is drawn from the Candidatus Lokiarchaeota archaeon genome and encodes:
- a CDS encoding transposase, yielding MTMGRSQGTTISVKVPIKYGEMTGRTKQRLRQIVGRDTRAIHAFLGVIEEHEDELLKGKKSTRIHAGELDKLTMTAVKVKEGYEQRLTVPHNMKEQFPRVSANELIECRQTAVQMYESYLELRNKNGRRASRPCKRLSSSRRIPRWVFSQRFTLRQHETSTARWWLDLRDSLDSVPEGRRIHDRLLIPLNVSPFHTNQFSRGEIKALQIFTDRKGKWWVTFAVRVDTPEPPDDDLPEAVLGIDLGIEKAACTTLLTPRRVSKTRYFVQEDKVERIKELDDLVAQLQYERHTRKNNATPHDDLAARLRGLKGKRYRVAKEYDRFMVSQMLDYITELSERYTLYVAIGRLKNIRYTARRGNYKGRRFRGMIHSWAFARITETLKHNLEQLGWPVDGKGARFQVVPESWTSIMCWKCGKKGVRPKQSLFVCHTCGFRTNADRNGSLNIARRLIKLTPYLRDETGLGRWATPPREKRPAPKAVRKTGSSKQKSSLSKQGTSSGP